Genomic segment of Triticum aestivum cultivar Chinese Spring chromosome 6A, IWGSC CS RefSeq v2.1, whole genome shotgun sequence:
TTGTCTATACATACTTGGCCAGGGAGCTAGATATGTTTCTCTACGTGAGTGGCAGATATATTTCATTTTCTTAACCAGCAATAGATATCCGATGTTGCCTATATATGCATGGCCAGGGGGCTAGGCCGATGGTACCGTTGCTCCAAACAATACAGGCACACTGAACCACCAGCTATATTGGCAAGTCGGCAAAGCTGGTCGATTAATGGGGCTCAAGCTCCCGGCAGCACTACTGCTCCCCCAGGTGGCCAAGCTAGGCTCCCTCCTCATTCTCTTCCTTCTCGTGCTGCTGGTGCCTGCCTTCCTCAGGGTCCCCTATTGCTACCTCCTCTTCAACGCCATCGTCCTCGCGCTGGGCATCCAAGCCGGCCTCCTGCGCCGCGGCAGCACCATGACCTCTTCCGACGCCGACGAAGACCGGCACCGGTCTTCGCGGACTGGTCAGGATGTCACGCCTGTCAGTATCGCGGCTTCACCGTTTCAGAGGGCCAGATCAGTCTATCCCAACGACCAGACGGCGGTTGCAGATGATCATGCGGTACCTGCCATTGGAGCAAGTAACATAGTTGACCTGAAGACCAAGACCAAGAAGGTGGTGCTGACGATGCTGATGAAGAAGTGCCCGTCGGCGGCGAGCATCTTCTTCCTCAGTGCGCTGAACGGTAGCCGAGCCAGCGGAGAGGACAAGGCATGCGAAGAGCAGCAGGAAGACCGTAAACTCGACGTGGAAATGACTCGGCAGGAGCTGTTTGCCAACACGGAGAGGTTCATCGGGGACTTCCACAAGGAGCTCAGGATGCAGAGACAGTAGCTTTCGAAGCTAGTACAAAAACTTAATTTGGCTTTCCTTTTCCTCTTATTATTAGGGTGATACTTGATAGGCACGCTTCGCCGCGCCGGTGATATCAGGCTTGTCTTTTGCTGCTAACTTTTTGTTGTGTTGCGTGAGAAAAAACATGAGGTGAGCGAGATGTGCCTGTAGTTTTGGTAATAAGGATTGAGGAAATGCACTTTAGCAGTTCAACTCTATCATAAAGTAGTTCAGCTTCCAGGTTACATCTGGACCTGCTATGCAATCTGAGATGTATAAAGTTCAACTTTGTTTATTTCTACAGGACCGAGAATTTCGTTGTTCGGTCAACGTGTTGAGGTGCTGAGATGCAGTGTCAGTACAGTCTGCTATGAGTAACCTCTTCGATACGTTTTAGCTAGCCACAGGAGCAACACGTAAATAGGACAACACGAGTATCAAAGATGAGTGGAGAAATAACATTTAGTGAATAGAAGTTCTACAAAAGTTCTTGCAAAATAAAAGAGGAGAAGGGCATgtcatatatatactccctccgttccaaaatagatggctCAACTTTAAAGTTAATATAAAgttaagtcatctattttggaacggagggagtacatgtgtgaAATCTGCATTAAGTCTCTCTCTCCTCGGCAAATGATTGTTTAAATTACTGACGGAAGATAGTGCATGGCAAACACTCTTAAGGAGAAAATGCGTAGGTTTCAAGGCGGTATCTCAAGTATACTGAAAGTCTGCGGATTTCCACTTTTGGGCAGGTCTAATAGCtaagaagaaatatttcttctgctATCGATCTTTCTCAATTAAGGATGGCTCGAAAATTAGATTCTGAGAGGACAAGTGGCTAGGAGATGCCACACTCCGGgaacaatatccggctctatacaacattgtgcgCCATAAGGGTGATACAATCGCCACGGTACTGAaatcatttccgccaaatgtgGCGTTCGACTCCAATCATGAAACATCCTGCTCCAGCGGTTGTCCACTGTGCATTTGTCACATGGGTCTGACGTTTTTCGTTGGAACCTCCATAGGAATGGACAATTCTCAGTGGAGTCGATGTATACAGCGTTAATCCAGTCTGATGTGTGagttgataataataagaagatctggaagatgaagatacctcttaagaataaattCTTTGCATGGTATATTCGTCGCGGAGTCATttttactaaagataaccttattaagaggaattggcatgaaagtacgcaatgtgtcttttgtcaccatgatgagacaataaaaaaTTTATTCTTCCATTGCAAATTGGCTCGTTTTATATGGCCAGTCATCCAAATAGTTTCTGGCTTGTGTCCTCCTTGTAGTGTTGTTAATGCATTTcgcaactggttacatgggattgatAACAGGTTTAGAACACTCctcagggtgggagcgcttgccgttatttggtcgctttggctatgtagaaatgataagatttttaatgataaaagtacttctctgatgcaggttatctacagatgtgccaagactcttcatttatggtcctctctacaatgTGTGAAGAATCAAGGcctgtttacggaggtgtgtacacgattaaaggctacggcgagggatatttttacccaacatgggtggcagcatgatcttagaATTGGCCCCCCTACGCTTTAGGCGTTATACGAACTCTACGGGTCTCTTTGTATTTGGTCtttttttgtgtgtgagagaggatCTTGTTTGGCTGTGTGCGTCTTAGTTATGTAAATGCCGGCTGTAAGATAAAGcgtcccttttcaaaaaaaaaagttaaGTCTCTCAGCGTTGTGAACATAAATCCCTGTCTCAACTGAGGCACATCATAAGCAATATCCTGTTGTGGAAGCCCCATCTGAAAATCCCAAGCTTCCTCCTGAACTCAAAGTGGACTCTGTTAGATATAACAGTCCAAACCGAAGTAGCTGAATCTACTTTCTTCGTTCTAAAATGTTTGAAGTTCTAGGTTTTGTACTAAGTAAAAACAAAAGaggtttgaccaagtttatagaaaaatataccAATATTTACAACACCAAATTAGCTTCATTAGAATCGTCATAGCATAAACTTTTATACTATATATTAGAAATTGTAACTTTGAAAAGTGTTTAAGGGTAGATATTAGATAAACTTTTTCTATAAAATTGATCAAACTTATACAAGTTTAACTTAGGACAAACCTGAAACTTTAAATATTTTTAAACGGAGTGAGTATAACACATGTAAACTCGTAAACTACCTCCTAGACTAGGTTCTCAAAGATAAGACAATCTAAACATAAGTTGCTAACAATAACACACATGCAAATGCCAAGCGACCGGCAAACCCTATTCCACATGTGAGTCAAGGGTAGGGAACCAAAATTGCACCCTCTGTATGCGGTAATGAGCCTGCCCACttatttttttctctatcttctcatTTGTTTTGGGAAGGAAGGTTCGAACCTTCCATGGAccgctttttttttcctttttttccttttgccTATTTTATTTGTGGTTTTGTTTTACTTTTCGTTTTAAATTCGTACTTTTTTCAAATCTAAAAATATCTTGTGAAATCCTGAACATTTATTAACATTagtgaatttttttttaaatcatgaacatattgtaaATTCACATTTTAATAAGAAGTTATTTTTAATTTGAAttttttgtgaatttgaaaaaattcTGGATTAAAAGAACATTCACGAATTCAAAAAACATTCGCAAGTTCAAAAAGCGTTCAGgaattcaaaaattgtttgcagttccaaaaaatattcatgaattcaaaaaaatacGAGATGAAAATAAATATTCTCGAGgtagaaaatgtttgtgaatttttaaAAATATGCACAATTTGTAAAGTTGCTCAAGAATATTAAAAATGTTTGAAGtttaaaaatcttcataaattcagaaaaatctttatgaattcaaaaatagaaacagaaaataTTAATAATAAAAGGCATAAAATGAAAAGATCTCAATGAAATCGGTGCCAAGAAAGCCAGAAAAAGAAAATGTTGTACCATTGAACTCTCTAGAACCTCCGAAAACTGGTTAGAAGATAGAGAAATAGAACAGATAAGCATGTGTGTGGATTGTCCCGGTACCGCGCGCGATGGGTGCGCTTTGGTTGTTGATCCCTGAACTACATGCGGAATAGGAAATGCCCCCTAGGCGTTAATTAGGAGGTGGAGGTGGCATTTAAGTTTTCCCATGTTGCATCTAGCTCTCCTCATGAGAAACTCCACCGAGGACGAGGGTCTTCTCGCCTCCCGCCGGTGCTGCTGTTGATTTGCTTTGTcttcggtggccttagggccatggaggcacgATGGACCTCAGCCCTCATCGATCGGAGGGCTTATGCTATGTTTTTAGGTCTTTTTTTTGGAGttgattagggtttgtgtcctactcggaGAGGCGAGACGATGGCAGCTCCCTATCATTGGAATAAGGTCCTCTCCGTCTAGTCCTTGTTTCGGTGGTGCGTACAACGTTGTCGGAAGGCGTGTGGAGGTGCATATTTGGCGGATCTTGTGGGATTCGGTCGGTGTTGGTCTTCGGTGGATCTCCATGGATCCAGTCTTGTTGCGTCTACGTTGTGTGTTTACAGGTTGGATTCTTCTGATctatgcttctcttcatcggcgacggttgctgttctggtgtttTGGTCCTATGGGATCTTAGTACGTCGACTTCCGGACTGTCTACTACAACGAATTTTGCCCGCCCCCGATgaaggaggggcgatgacggtgaCGCACCTTCAGCTtgtttcagtgcttgtagtcgtcactaggtgAAGAATtgacctggatgtaatttttattattttagtGGCCTTTGTACTGCCATGACAGTTGACtaatagattggaagtttctcgTAAAAAAagttttcacatgttttatgaaaATATTTGCCTATTACTTTAAAAATGTATTTGTATACATAAAACAAAAAGGAAACGgggaaagaaaataagaaaagacaAAGAAAATGGTGAGGCAGAAAACCTGGAAAAAGGCccaaacaacaaaagaaaaaaagcagaaacagaagaagaaaaaaccCAGATCCCGGTGCCTTGTGATGGGCCGGCCCATGCAAGCTCGCGTGGGCGATTCCGGCAGAATGAACCATCATCGTGATCGTCCTTCCACAGATTCTCCTAAAAAAATACCACGTCGGTGACATTCACCGCGAAACCACCACCGACCAAAGCCTTCCTTGGACTTCAAGCGTGTGCCCAGGCCCGCCCGGAAAAGAGCCGAACACAAAAGGCGATCTCCGGCCACCGATCCGGCAAAAAGACGCCCCCGGTATCGATACCATGAGTGCCGCAGTTATCACAAGCAGCACTACGCGTGATGAGGCGTAGTCTAACCGGCAGCTCGAGCTGGAAAGAAAGGAAAGGCGGCAGGATGGATCGAGTGAGTTGTACCAGCGGCGAGTGGTCTGCTCGCCCACACGGCCGGCCGGCCACGTCCGGCAGCACCACCACTCCAGTCCAGTGCACTTTGGACGTCGCCTTTTGGCGCGGGCATCATTCCCCTTCCAAATTCAGGATGGAAGCCGCCAATGATAAATAGTGCCATAactaatggtactactactactactagtagtaatcgCAATCAGCCTAATTATTCGATGATCGCGACGGTTTTGATTTCCTGCGAACGAGAGGCGCCGGTTGAGCTGGCAGTTGTCGAAGGCACAGAGGTTTTGGCATTGGAGAACGTGCGCTCGTGCCCGGATTTATTAGAGGATCTGCTTCCATGTTCACCTGTTTGTGATGCTTCCCAAGTTGGCCGAAGAAACTTCAGAACcgacggaggaggaagaagaagaagaagaagaagaaactgtGGCTTGGCAAGCGACGGCCTACGCGACTTCTCTGCAGTTCAGGTGTCCAGCAGCACTCGGCGAGCCTGTATGGAACTTACTCTGACGTGTGTCGAGGTCCACCTGCCTGCGCGACAAGACGAACGGTCACGATCGCCCGTCGCGATCAGCTCCAATCCGGTGGATTCGGCGGGTGACTCCGGGCGCGAGCTGCCCCTGACCGGGGAGTAAAAATATGGCCGCCCGTCGCGTCGGGAGCACGAGCTAAAGAATACTACGCGCGAAATGCTTTGGTGGTTAATCTGGAAGTGCCGTGCGCAGCGCACAAAACAAAAGCGGGAATCGGACAAACCACCGACCCTGGCGACGAGACGGGCCGCGGCAGGTGACTTGTGACATGCCACCCACGCGCCAAAACCACACCCCTCTCCCGGAAGGAACCTCCCCAGCAGTCCCAGTCTTCCTTCAGCtagttttcaaaagaaaaaaaagtctTCCTTCAGCTATAACCGGTCACCACCAACCAACACCGCGATCTTCTCGATCAGAATACTGTGAACCTATCCGGGTCAAGGTTCGGCCTCTCTACGAGCAACTCCAACAGGCCGATCCAAACGGACGACacttttgtccgctttttgttcgtttgggtcggccgtCCGCCCGACGTCCGCCCTTTTATAGCTtagggtcggcagtgcgcccaacgcgtCGACTCATTTTATAACCTCGCGTGCTTAGATCATGCTAGCAGCCGTCTCGTCGTCCTGattttggcgctccagcgcgcgggaaaatcggcctagcgcgcgctggttttggcgctccagcgtgcgggaaaggttcgcgcgcgcACCGCGGTCGGCGCTCGTTATAAGAAGGCGCTCCCTCCACACTCTGTTCGCCGCCTACTCGTCTCGCCCCACAAGTTTCGTCGCCTCTGCGTCACCATGTCGATTCGCCGCCTGGGCGTTTCGGATTTTCGCGAagtccgcgagcgccgctccggcgccttctcctccgAGATTTGGTTTGGTGAGAAACgcctcatcctcggcaccttcgacaccgcagaggaggcggcATGGCGCCTCTTGAGGCCTCGTCAGGAGATGAATTTTCCCGACGTATCcagccagcgggcgcaggatctcgcgcctctcccgcggcttttcaccgacgGAGATCGTCATGTCCATcggaggcggcagcgtcgcctTGCCATCACCGAGATGGACGTGAAAGCCATGGTGGTGTGGCACGAACACTTCCCTCAGGACATCGTCGATGAGCGCCAGTTCTATAAGCAAAGAAAAACGGAGAGGAAGGCGAGGAGaacagagcgagccgcctatcgggaggacaagcaTGCGCGGAAGCAGGTCGCTCAATTGAAACTGAAACTACGAGaaacatcggggggggggggggggggacttcgaGGACGAGCAGTATGCTGACGTCTACATTCAGATGTCGGAGaaggacattaccgagtcggagtcgGGAAGCGACGAGTAGTTAGTCTTTTCTTTTATGTGTGTACGCTAGAAGTATCTATGTATCCTTTTCTATCGGAAAAAATGGCCGGCGGCGTCGACGATGAGGCAGGCGAGCGAGGCTGTGCTGTTGGATGTGGAGAGGCCAATGTGCCACCAATCAGCGGGTCCGGAGAGAAGAGAGGGCAAacgcgcgcgcgtccgtctcatGTCCGCGCCGACACAAATACGGCTCAAAAAAGAGCCAGAAATAGATCGGCAGGAGGAAAAAAAAATGGACGCACGTCCATTCAGGTCGACACGTTGGATCGATTTTTTTGTCCGCGTCGACCCAAACAAACGACGGCGGACGAAGCCGCCCGTTAAAGTTGCTCTAAGTTGGCGTCGGTGCACCGAAGCAGAACGGTTCAAAGGTAAAAACGGAAGAAACTGTGTCGTGGCAGTGAAGCGCTGAAGCAGTGGTAGATGAGACTGAAGAGAGAGGGACGTCGCGGCTGCCGGACTGTGTAGAAGCTTTGGCCGGTTCCGCGGCAGAGCTTTCGGTCGCCGGTGGGCGTCGGTTGGTCCGGACTCTGGACTGCACGTAGCAATACGTTTCctgccgccgacgccgacgccgacgccttctccCCCCGGAATGCGTGCCGTACGCACCACCGCCGAGCTCCCTTgtggagaaagagaagagagaacCGTGGCATTGCGCCGACGAGGACAGGTTTCGAACCTACGAGGCGCGCTGCCAATACATGGTCCATGCACCCATGCCATCCCATCTTTGCAGCAAGTTTCAGTACCACGCGATCTCGGCATCAAGTGAAGTGAAgtccacacccacacccacacatcGTCAGTGGCCATCATCAGTTCACGAGGCCGCCGATCGTCGACCAGGAAACAGATGGCgcgtgaaaaagaaaaagaaaatccaaaatcgTAGGTCGCTGAGGTGACTAACGTACGTACCTAGTCAGTCCACTACCGAATTGACAGTCTAATCAGCACTGAGAAACGTGTGTTCAGACCGGGCAAGAAACCCCGCGTCGCCTCGCTCTGGCGACACGGGGGGAGAAAACCTAGCGCCGCCACCTTCTCCCCCCTTCCTCcctccagccgcgccgccgccagaGGGCGCCCACCGGCAAAGTCCGGGCCGGCCCcaaggaaggcggcggcggggcgctagTCCTTGCCGGTGCATCAcgacgaggaggacggcggcgtGTCGCGTCGGGGAGCTCTGCGCGGCCCAGATCTGGTCGGTGCGCATCCGCGACGGGGAGATGGAGGCGGCTGGCGGGGCGCCCATCGGGCTGCTCGTGTGCGCGTGGCTGCGCGGTGGAGTTGCTGGGCATAGCCCGCGCGGCTTGTGGGCGCAGGGGCGGCGCGGCCCGTGCGGCTTGCGAGCACTGGTGGCAGCATGGCGGCGCGGCCGCGCGCGTCGCTGCCGTGAGATGCTGCGGGAGGACGCGGGCTCCCCCTGGAGGACGCGGGCTCCCCCTGGAGGACGGCCCCTGGCTTGGACGCGGTCGGATCTGGCGGCTGGGGGTCAGGAGGCGGCTTGGCTGGCGACGGGGTCGGCGTTGCTGCTGACCATAAACCGTGCGGGAGAAGTGGTGGGAGACGAATGGCACCCTTGCTCGGTGTTGCATCCTCCTGATGGTGGTTCGGAAAGCTTGATGCTGCTGCGGGTGAGAGAACAAGATGGGTGATGGCTGGAGGGAGAGGAATGGCGTCGTGGTGGTTGTTGCATCCTTCGTCGGGAGATGAATGGCCGGCAGACGTTGCATCCTCGAGGAGACGAATGGCGTCCTGCTTGATTGCATTCTTTCGATGGGAGAAGAATGGCGCCGCTGCGGGAGTTGCATCCTCCGTCCAGTGGGAGACGCGGATGCAAGGTGGAAAGCACGTCTTGCTTGCCGGGGAGGTGCGGTTGGCCGTGGAGGCAGGGGTAGTGTTTTGATGTGTAGGCTGATCAGATCCTGGACTCGAGCTGTGTAGGTGAGACGGCCGGCGAAAGTCGTACTCCGGCTGTGTCCGGagtcgtcgatggcggcgccttctGGCGTCGCTCCCTCGTTGGAGGCATCGATGTAGCTGCTCCCACCTTGCTTTTCCTGTCGTGCTCCGGGGGAAATCTTTAATCTAGTTTAGATCAGACGATGGCGGCGCTATCTGGCGTCGCGTTCCCTCTTGGGGCATCGTCCTGAAGGTGGATCTGATTAGGGGGACCCGTAGCTCGTGAAGATGTGTTTGTTGTATGCCGAAAGGCACCGTTTGTATGATTTTTGGGTCCGGTTTCCCTCATAAACTGGATCAAACTTTTTCtctgatcaatgaatttggtaGAACTACTACCAACATTCGAAAAAAAAAAGAAACGTGTGTTCCTCGCCCCCAGGCAGCCGCGCAACGTGCGCCCCGGAGTCCGATGCACGGGCCCCCGAATTTTCAGCCGCCGGACCAAGGTTCCGTCGCTCGATCCGACGCGGATAACCCCAGCTCCAGCCGATCATCCCATCGCCGAAGACACCACTGCTCACTGAGACGTGCGAGGCAATGATTCCATCCACCCTCCACTCTCCATCGCCTGACCTGACTGACTGACTGACGCGGCCGggaactccaccaccaccaccgcccggCCCCAACCGGTAGATAACGCGCGAGTTAATACGCGTAACGCGCCTACCCCGTGACCCGGAACGCTCCTTGCTTCCGCGGCATAAAGCGCTCGCCTTTCCCACTCCCGTTCCCCCCCGTCGCAGGCACCTCCCCGCCCGCGCGCCCCACCTCTGCTCAGATCTCGCCCCGCCCCCGCCTCGCCGCCGAGATCGCCTAGGCTCAGCTCCCACCCCGCTGGCCGCGATCCACGATCAGTCGGTGCCGGTTCCCCTCGTCTCGGTTGGTGGCATTGCTCTGGCCTGGTCCATCTCTTCTTTGTCCCAGCGCGTTTGGGTGGCTTCTGTGTTGGATTGGTCGGCGACGCGGCAGTGGCGCTGATCGGGGTCTTGATTGGTTGCTGGATTGGGTAGTGGGTAGTGGGGGACGCGGTGGATGGGCTGCACGGGCTCCAGGCACGCGCTGCAGGGCGGCCTCCGGAAGTCCTTCGGGCGGAGCCGCTCCGGCCCGGCGGCCGCCGGGGCGGCGCACCACACCGTCGCGCTCAAGTCCTCCACGCTCGGCTCGCTCAGCCTGGACCGGGACGAGGAGATGATGAAGTGGCGCGCCGGCAGCTTCGGCGGCGCGGCCAAGGGCAAGGccgccacgccggcgccgcccccgcagccGCAGCTGGCGAGGCGGCAGCGGCAGGTGGTCGGCACGCCGACCAAGACGCCCGTCCGCGAGCCCGAGGTGATCAATGTGTGGGAGCTCATGGAGGGCCTCGACGACAACAAGCACGAGGAGCGCGATGCGGCCGAGGGCGCCGAGGATGAGCGCGGGGAGCAGTCGCCGCCGGGGTCGCCGGAGTTCGATCCGGAAGTCATTTCGGAGTTCCGCAAGGCGCTCGGCGAGGCTTCGCCGCCGCGGGACTACGAGGGCAACGGCGAGTGCGTCAAGAAGCGCGAAATCCAGAGGTTCCCTGGCATCGTGCGCGCGCGGGTCAGCGCGTTCCAGCAGAGGATCGACGCGAAGCTCGCCAAGTTGGCGCGCCCACCCACGCCCACGCCCACACCCACGtccccgcctccttctccgcctcagcCGCCGCAGCCGCAGCTGCCTCCCC
This window contains:
- the LOC123130970 gene encoding uncharacterized protein, producing the protein MGLKLPAALLLPQVAKLGSLLILFLLVLLVPAFLRVPYCYLLFNAIVLALGIQAGLLRRGSTMTSSDADEDRHRSSRTGQDVTPVSIAASPFQRARSVYPNDQTAVADDHAVPAIGASNIVDLKTKTKKVVLTMLMKKCPSAASIFFLSALNGSRASGEDKACEEQQEDRKLDVEMTRQELFANTERFIGDFHKELRMQRQ
- the LOC123128367 gene encoding uncharacterized protein At5g39865, translated to MGCTGSRHALQGGLRKSFGRSRSGPAAAGAAHHTVALKSSTLGSLSLDRDEEMMKWRAGSFGGAAKGKAATPAPPPQPQLARRQRQVVGTPTKTPVREPEVINVWELMEGLDDNKHEERDAAEGAEDERGEQSPPGSPEFDPEVISEFRKALGEASPPRDYEGNGECVKKREIQRFPGIVRARVSAFQQRIDAKLAKLARPPTPTPTPTSPPPSPPQPPQPQLPPPPDSQRKVVLYLTSLRGIRKTFEDCWATKSILHGYGVRIDERDLSLHGGFKDELHASLGSAGRLPQVFVDGEHLGGAEEVRRLHEAGELSRALEACEMAPPSAGGKGAALEACSGCGGVRFVPCEECSGSCKVFLEELDSFRRCPDCNENGLVRCPLCCL